Within Rattus rattus isolate New Zealand chromosome 12, Rrattus_CSIRO_v1, whole genome shotgun sequence, the genomic segment TCCTGCTGGCCCTGCACACCACCCCACCAGGACTCGGCCCTTCACTCTGAACTTCTGTCACATCTTCTCTCCACTCGGAACCTGGAGGCCGGATGTCCAGGCAGAGCCGTGAAAAGCGGGGGCCTTGGCCCAAGTCTGCAGTCAGTGGACAGTGTCACAAAGTCCTCGGGCTCATCTTCACCTCCTTTTCCACAcactctctgtcccctctcccaccccatcaTTGTTCCCCAGAAACAAATAGGATGGCTTCACTGGTCAATCTTTTACATGTACAAACACCAAAAGCAGAGGAAACGCCCCTTTggccacccccctccccccgaaccccagtgctgggagagcagccagcgGCCGAGGCTGCTGGAACCAGGTTGCTGCGGGAGCTGTCCGGCTGTCCTGGAAACTTCCTTGGCCTCTGGGCTTTACCTGGAGGcctcttccttcagctccttgtTTTTCCGCACCTCCTCTGCGTGCTTGTcctggagaggaagggagggacaaagGCGGGTCACACAAGGCTGCCAGGGGAAGACAAAGGGCAAGAGAATGGAACGCAAAAGATGGTCACCACGGGCAGAGCAGAGCCGTCGGCGAAGGTATCCTAAGGGGTGGAAGGAGGCAAGTAAGACGCGGGACACAGGTGTATAAGCCTGCAAGTGCAGAGAGTGCATGGACTGGTAAGTCCCACATCCTGCAGGGGACCCACCTCACAGCGACCCCAAGACACCCTAGGCTCTCTGCACCTCCACTGGTCATTCTGGCGCTTGGAATGGTCACTTGACTAAATACAAGGGGCCCCTTGGGACAGCCAGTTTAGAAGGAATGGGAAAAGAGTCAGCCCATTGCCAGCGTCCCTGACACACCACAGATGTGttatttctctccatctctttagTGTTATCTTAAATCTCTGACTGAAGGAGGACCCTTGCGTTACGTACTGACAGAGAACTGTTGGGAAATAGTGCTTGACTCCAGACAATGGACTCCCTCACATGTGTTGAAAGACAATTTTCATTTGCTTCGTAACATAATTCAGCCAAAAGACTAGACTGCTTTCCCGCCCCggccagctgtgtgaccttaacTGACTGTCTTACCTAACCAGGCCTCAACTCCTTAGATCTTTCAGAGGGAGTAGCTGGCTTAGCTCTGAAACTCTGTGACAAGTGTTCACTCATGGGACTGTCACACCTGCCTCCACGTCATTCCAGCTCACTAAATAAATATCTGTGTCCTTGTAGGCTGGGAACATatatgtgcttttcttttttgtgttccCCAGTCCCTACTGGGAGAAACAAAAGTACCAATGACACCCCTCCCAGATGCCAGTGTTGCCTCAACTGGATGACAGATTAACCTGGAATAGACCCACTGAGGCCACCCAGGTTCTTAAGATACATCTTCACCAACAAGTTAATCTTTCCAGAGGCCCTTAGAAATTTCCACAGGCTGAAAGCAAGGAGCAGTATGTCTGGTTCTCAAACACTGGTATGTATCACATGACCTGGAGTCCAAGCAGTAACTCTGGACTGGGGCTTTTCACCTAGGAATTCTGGTCGTGACCCACAGCACAAGAGCTGGCATAGACAGCACTGTTGATGTTGAAGGTGTCCATGGTCTAAGGACACAGTAgtggagcaggggagggggaggggcagaacaTAGACCTATCTCCCTACCTTGCCTCCTGTCCCTCCAGTGAGTAATTGTGTCAGGCGATCAGGTCTCAGAGAAAAACTGTCCTCTCAAATGTCTGATCTAGCATCTTGAGTCTACTTGATGTGCATAGCTGTCATTCCAAACACAACCTTGccaactacctctgcctccacctgTGGTTTCAAGTGAGTTGGCTTTGAGAGCCCTGGGTTTTTGGCCTCTGCTTGTGTGGTCTCTAGAAACCTCTTGCTGATGAAAAGCTAGTGAGATAATACTGGGATGTTTTCTCTGAACCAGGCAAGAAAGCAGCCACTTGAACAAGAGGCCAAGGCCAACTCTATTGTTCGTATACCCTGTGAATCTCTAGGAATCATTTGACCTCTAGAATGGTTTCCTTATCTGGACTAAGAATGTTTGCCTTGTAAACTTGTGATGACCGAGTTATGATAAAATAGaatcattatataaacaaacattcAAGTGCTTCAACACAACCTAACTTTGTGATGTGTTTTAAGCTGAGTCTGCAATCCCATAACTCTCCCATTCAATCTGTGGTTTCCTCAAGAATTTGCCTTGAGTTGGGGCTATGGCACTGTTGGCAGAGTGCCTACCttgcatgcacagagccctgggttcaagccccaaaCCTGCATTGAATAGGCTtggcagctcatgcctgtaatccctgcacttggagGTGAAGACAAAATGATAAGAAttccaaggctagcctcagcaaTTTAgccaatttgaggccagcctggaatgcaTGAGACCTGGTATTAAAAAGTAAAGGCAATCTTAAGTTTTCTTACAGTATCTCTCATTAACTGGAGGAGCCCAAAGTCACACTCAGATTGTGTCCCTCCCCCAAGGCACTCAGTGGAGAAAGAAGCCTTGCTGTCCCTCCTGTAATTGAACATGAGCACAGAGCTGCCACCTACTGGCCAGCCTGTGCAGCTCACATCCCTGGATGAAGCCAGATCTTTCTGTGGTAATTGTCAAGGGCCTGAGGTTTTAGGTGGGTAGGCAGGAAGGAATAAGGACCACGCTGCTCACCATGGGACGAGGCCACCGATCGGTCCCGGGAGTCACCGCGCAGCAGGCGGCTCCTGGAAATAAAACACAGAGCTAAAGCTtcccaggagctgcaggagaAACTTAGGCAGCCTGGGACTCAGGAAATGAGGTCAGCACGTCTTCCAAAGAATAACATGGAGGACCAACCCCAGTCTCGCGCACCGCTCATATGCAGGTGACATTTGAGTTATTGACAAAGGCAGACTATTGAGGAAAACCTACTACCCTCTGGCCCTTACGAGGAGCTCTGGGGAGAATCCTGTATCCTGCTGTATTGGCAACCGAGCTTGCTGTATCCCTGGCTCAAAGCCAAGCTAACTGCATCTTTCACTAACCCAAATCTGCCCATTCAGTGATGACGCCAGAAGTGTGTAGACATGTGCCTCTCCTTAGATACTTGCACTGGGCGGGCTTTCTTTAGAAAAGAAGGGTGTGAGCAAGCTCCTGAGACAGTGCAGAATTTCCGGTTCAAAACCCTGGAAGATCCCCGGAGGCCACCCAGGGTTTGGTGTGAGCTTCTTGACTATGACTTCCCAAATCTTCCCCTTAGAACAATGAGGACCCTGCCTGGTAGAAACATTTCAATTCCTGCATAGGCTGCTTCCTCCAGAGTGATGTGTAGGTTGCTCGTTCTTGCCATGGAAGGAGCCTCCTGCCAATCCAGGACCTCTTACCTTCTCTTGCAGCCGCTCCAACATGGCAGCCAGATGGGCCTCCCGGTTCTCCTTATTGGACTCCATCTTCTGGGCCAGCTTCTCTTTCGCCATCTTGATGAAGTTGTTGTTTTCCTCGATAGCTTTCTGGATTACCTCACGCTCATGCTCTCGTTTCTCTGCAAGGTGTTTTAGGAGCTCAGCTTCCTGGTACTAGGGCAGcgcaagaaagagaaagaccctTTAGAGTGGATTTCTACCGCCACAGCTGAACAGTGCCCAGATGAGATGAACCTGGTCCTCTGTCCCAGAAGCAGAGAACAACGACATGGACTGCAAACCTTTCCGCCATATTTGGCTTTATTAGCCCTTTCCTAAGTAGCTTCTgagtctcttttctccttttcctctcgtTCATTCACAAGTACCAAGTGATCTTATATAAACCTCAGGGCCCTCACAActccagacaccagggaagggagaaaattgCCCTAGTAGAAATAAACACGCATATCAATAAATAGTGGACCCCAGACCTGGGTGTGATAAATGCTTTGGATATTTAAAGGGAGGGACCACACAATTAAATGGAGAAagctgggttgttttgttttgtttttcttgaaaggTAAAGAAACACTCACATTAAAATGGCATCTGAGCTGAGGGACGAGAATCAATGGGGAACAAGGAAGCTGCATACAAAGGCAGCTTTGTGAGGACTGTGACATCTTAGCCATTAGTCAAACTGTAAGCTCACCCAGTGCATAGTCATAGCCTTGTCCCCTTCAGGTGGTATCTTAGTCTACATTtatgccagtggttctcaacatgtgggctGCTACCACTTAGGGGGTGCAGGTCAGATAGTTgtatcacaattcataacagtagcaaaattacaattatgaagacATAAAGAGCAATGGGATAAGTTTATGGTATGGGGGAtaatcacaacatgaggaacaattatatatataactaatatatatatatatatatatatatatatatatatatatattaagggtTACAGcactaagaaggttgagaactaccaGTCTacgcccagcactcaggaggtgctGTCTAAATATCCTTCCCACTCCCACTGGGATGGGAGGAAGAGATATGGGGCTGCACTTCCTGCTCCCGCTGGGATGGGAGGAGGTGACATGGGGCTACACTAACCTTCCTTCGCTCCTCTGCTGCTTCTAGCTTCTTCTGTATCTCTTCTAGCGATGGGTCTCGACGTCTTGGGAGGGAGGCATTAAACTCCGGCACTCCGTCAAAGGAAGGTGGCTTCAGGATGACTTCAAAGGACTGACCCGAGGTACACTTATTCAGCTCGATGACTTCCATATCAGAGATGACACACCAGTTCAGGTCTACCGTATCTGCTATGGAGGGCAGAGTTGGGGCTGCTCACCTTCTGAGGAGCAGCTGGGGCCCCAAcgagcatgtgtacatgcacacagacacaggaaagcTGAGGGTCCCAAGGCACACCAATGACTAGGGGTCTGGTCGATCCTGAACATTGGACCCTAAGGTCAATGGCTTTTACAGAGTAAGCAGGGAGCTGTGATTCGTGATACCACCAGCTGCTGTTGTTCCTCGCTGGTGACAGACACCAGTTCATTTCACCCGTCCCCACCGCCAGCCCCTCCTTGCCCTGTCCCTCTGATGGCTTGTGGACCTCTCCCCTGGCTCCGGCCTACcctgttctcttctttctctccagtcAGCACTGCCTTTCCGCTGGCTTTGACCTTTCCTCCTACACTGTCTCCCACACCAGCCTAAATGGAAAAAACAGACTCAGGTCATCCAAACACCCATCTCTCTTATTGACAGACCAAACCCATCCCTTCCTGGCAAACAGAAATGAAGAGATGACCTATCTGTCCCCTGACCACTCCTCCTGACAGCATGACAATCCAGTACTCTCTGATAGGGTCTGGGGGCTCGAACTGTCACCATCCAGGTTAGAAGTGCTATTCCCACCCTGGGCCTGTCTGGGAGCATCTCTACCTGTCCCTAGAAGCCCTGGTGAACACactaagttttcttttctgttctgtgtctccATGAATGGAATCTCAAAACCTGTGTCTGGCTTATCCTGGCGTCCTCTGTGGTGTCAAGGAATGTGCAAAAGGGACTCTAGGAGCAAGTGCTCCACGAGGGCCCAGTCCAGATCCCTGGAGGCTGCTTGGCACCCAGGCTACATCCCCCTGGGCTCAGACTCCTCAGGCTCTGGGAAATAAGACACACTGCGACCAGGACAGTTTTACAAGATAGGAGTCAATGTGGGGCACCCACAAACACAGGACACAGAAGCCTCCACCCTTTTCTATCCCAGCCTAGCCCCTACTCACCTTCATATTTGTAGGATGATTTATTCAGGGGGTCAGACAGGAAACAGGAGCAGAACAGAGACACTAGTGGGAGTTCCTTCATCTTCTCCTTATAGGCTACAAGAGAGAGCACCACTTCTGTGAGTCGGCCCAGGCTTTCTGGCTCCAGAGTACCCAAGCCTGGGCTACCTCCCAGTTGGAAATTAACATTGTCACTCACCCAAATGACCCCACCTTTTGTTACTACCAAGCGTTGAGTAAAAATCCCAAGTGCAGTGCCCTGACCCTggccctccatctcctcctcccacccaagGATAAACCAGGGCTTTGAAGTTTGTAGTTTGTAGGAAATCTATATTTAATTCTGCTAAAAGTACTTGACACTGCTGCCTAAAGGGTAAAGAGATTAATAAAAAGACTTCCTTGCTACTCTCTTTAAAGTCCAAGCCCACTGTAGAAGAGGTCAGGCTGGAAGACTCCTCAAATCTTCCCAGCACAGGAATCAAACCAGGGAGAAGCTGTCTGCAGAGTAGAAATGTACCTTTGACACGACTGAGTCTCTGGAAGTCATAGGTCATCATGGAGGCCTCTGCCAGTCCTTCCCATCGCACCGTGTTATATGCATAATATAAAGACCCCCTCACTACACAGCCCAGTGATCactttctcttacaaacttgAAAGCATAGTTTTGATACTATTATAAaggcattattttaaaattaaataatacacACAGAGCAAATGAGGAAGAAGAATTCAGCTGTGATCCCACCCACTACCCAGAAATGACTTTGCCTCTTGGCTTCTCTACCCTTTCTTCCTGCGCATCTGTGAGTGTACATACATAGAGAAAGAGGGCCGGAGAGCTGGCAAAATGTCTGCCTTGTAAGCACAAGTTCTGACCCTCAGCATTCACATGTGAAAGACACTGGGGGTAGGGCAAGAATAAGAAGATTCCTGgcactcactggccagtcagcttaGCCTTATCAACATGCTTCAACCAATGAgagaccctttcttaaaaaaTGGAAGATGGATGGATCCAGAGAAAGGACATCTGGGGTTGTCCTTGGACTTCTatatgcatttgcacacacatgcatgccatgcaCCTACGTGTGTatcacacatacagatgcaccttaatacacatggacacacacagagatagaaaaatggCTTGTGTTATAGTGTCCATCACTGACTGGTGCATGTACCTACCTGCGAGGGTCATGTTGACTGGAATCTGGGAGCTGAATTGACCAAAAGTCACAGGGAGTGTTTATCACCAGCTCAGAACTGGATCACAATcctaagaaagagaaagtagTTCACTCTGACAGGCTCTTATCATAAAGATTGTCTTTTTAAGCACTGAGGGAATCTTGGGGACACTGCATCTGCTGTGATCTATaggccctccccctcctccacatcTGCACATGAAGGTTCAGTTCACACAACAAGGATCCTGTCACAATTGATTTGAGACACTGGACATAGAAATATGGGTTGCCCCAACTTTATTTCTTAGGGGGTTTATCTGTTCCCCTGTGCAGTGTAATAGCCTGGCTCAAGGTCAGAGCAAAGGAGAGAGGCAAGGCCTCAGTCAA encodes:
- the Stmn4 gene encoding stathmin-4 isoform X1 codes for the protein MTLAAYKEKMKELPLVSLFCSCFLSDPLNKSSYKYEGWCGRQCRRKGQSQRKGSADWRERREQADTVDLNWCVISDMEVIELNKCTSGQSFEVILKPPSFDGVPEFNASLPRRRDPSLEEIQKKLEAAEERRKYQEAELLKHLAEKREHEREVIQKAIEENNNFIKMAKEKLAQKMESNKENREAHLAAMLERLQEKDKHAEEVRKNKELKEEASR
- the Stmn4 gene encoding stathmin-4 isoform X5; the protein is MTLAAYKEKMKELPLVSLFCSCFLSDPLNKSSYKYEDTVDLNWCVISDMEVIELNKCTSGQSFEVILKPPSFDGVPEFNASLPRRRDPSLEEIQKKLEAAEERRKYQEAELLKHLAEKREHEREVIQKAIEENNNFIKMAKEKLAQKMESNKENREAHLAAMLERLQEKDKHAEEVRKNKELKEEASR
- the Stmn4 gene encoding stathmin-4 isoform X2; amino-acid sequence: MTLAAYKEKMKELPLVSLFCSCFLSDPLNKSSYKYEGWCGRQCRRKGQSQRKGSADWRERREQDTVDLNWCVISDMEVIELNKCTSGQSFEVILKPPSFDGVPEFNASLPRRRDPSLEEIQKKLEAAEERRKYQEAELLKHLAEKREHEREVIQKAIEENNNFIKMAKEKLAQKMESNKENREAHLAAMLERLQEKDKHAEEVRKNKELKEEASR
- the Stmn4 gene encoding stathmin-4 isoform X4 codes for the protein MTLAAYKEKMKELPLVSLFCSCFLSDPLNKSSYKYEADTVDLNWCVISDMEVIELNKCTSGQSFEVILKPPSFDGVPEFNASLPRRRDPSLEEIQKKLEAAEERRKYQEAELLKHLAEKREHEREVIQKAIEENNNFIKMAKEKLAQKMESNKENREAHLAAMLERLQEKDKHAEEVRKNKELKEEASR
- the Stmn4 gene encoding stathmin-4 isoform X6 → MTLAAYKEKMKELPLVSLFCSCFLSDPLNKSSYKYEADTVDLNWCVISDMEVIELNKCTSGQSFEVILKPPSFDGVPEFNASLPRRRDPSLEEIQKKLEAAEERRKYQEAELLKHLAEKREHEREVIQKAIEENNNFIKMAKEKLAQKMESNKENREAHLAAMLERLQEKEPPAAR
- the Stmn4 gene encoding stathmin-4 isoform X3; the encoded protein is MTLAAYKEKMKELPLVSLFCSCFLSDPLNKSSYKYEGWCGRQCRRKGQSQRKGSADWRERREQADTVDLNWCVISDMEVIELNKCTSGQSFEVILKPPSFDGVPEFNASLPRRRDPSLEEIQKKLEAAEERRKYQEAELLKHLAEKREHEREVIQKAIEENNNFIKMAKEKLAQKMESNKENREAHLAAMLERLQEKEPPAAR